TTTCCATTAAATTGTCAAAAACACCTGCTTTCATATTATTCCTATTGAATCTGTATGTATACTCATCGATATATGCTTGTAAATGATTGGCATGATGATGCATTCCTCTGAGCCATCCTTTAAAACCATAATAACGCGATGTAAATCAGGAAAATTTCCCCCTTTCTTTCCTGACAGAACTTGGTTAAGGTTGATAAAGTCTTTTTAGACACTTATATGGTCTTATTATTTCTCCGGAACTTGTAAAATAAAAAATTTTCTCAGGTTTTAAATGTTAAAGAAGAGGTGAAAAGACTTTTAAAAAGCTATAATTTTTCATGTTATCTAATTAAAGTACAATACATTAAGGAATCATATGAGTTTAATTGATTAATATCTCAAAATAAAACCGGCTCCTTTTAAAGGATCCGGTTCAATTTAATGTTACTGCTTCTGTTTATATACGGCTTTTTGCAATAATATAAATTAACTACTGAATATCCATGCTTTTATCATTCCCAACCATACTTTATTTGAACATTTGGTCAGGCAATGTGCTGCTTTCTGACATTTCTTTTTGTTCTTTAACCGGAAACTCATTGAATATCTTAGAAACCAATTCCTCCAGTTCTCTGCTGGGTGTGTTAGGATTTATGCGTTCTTTAGACCAGCCTCTCCATATAAGTTTGTCATCGCTGTTGCGTATTATATCCACTACTACAGTACCTGTAGTATATTCAATATTTTCCACATCAGTGGCATATACAGTACCTAAAGTGTTGTAGTACGGGTAATGGTAAGGCCGGATATAAAGAGGGCTGAATCCGTCAAAAAAATAGGGATAAGTATTGTATAGCGGATAAGTACTCACTATTTGCTCCTGCTCCTGTTCAAAATTCACGTGTAACAGGATGAGCAGTTCAGGATTATTTACATCCAATCTGTAGTTCCTGGCATTCATTTCATTGTTTACCTTATCCACCAGATTCTGTTCCACAATATCGTTATAATAAAGTGAGCCGGAAGAGGTATCAACTACCGGCAACCAGGCATAAGTACTGAATTTGCTAAAATCAACCCCTTTTGCTCTATCCGAATATACCTGGGTACTACTACATGAATCCAGTAGAGATAGAATAGCGGCAATAGCGATGGTGAAAAAAATATTTTTCATATTTATTAAATTTAGGAATAAGAAATAATTATATTTCTATAAGTAATAATTATGCCAAGGAGATTTTACCTTAATAGTTACATATTAGAAAAATTCTATCCATTTATTACATAGAATGTTGATTTTATGCCACAGTTAACTTTTCACCAACAGGTTAAGAATTTTTAACAAAAGCCCCTCGCTCTCGCCAGTGTTCCGCAGGATCACTGGTGAGCTAAAATAAGGAAAGTTTATAACGTTCCCTTGAATCTGAATTAACCACTTTTACCATGGCTCCAATTTTAATAATCCTTTTATTTCACTAAAATCTCTTGCACTGCTATATAAATATTCCTCTGGCTTTTCAACAATTCCAGCTTCAACTGGATTATAATGAATGTAATCCACTTTTTGCTGAATCATTTTATTGCTGTATAAGTAAAATGGATGATTATCAGGTTTCCAGAATTGCATCATCTGATTTTGTTATTATTGAGTCCTGAACTTTTTTGCTACGCTATTTAGTCGGC
The Bacteroidota bacterium genome window above contains:
- a CDS encoding DUF4136 domain-containing protein, producing the protein MKNIFFTIAIAAILSLLDSCSSTQVYSDRAKGVDFSKFSTYAWLPVVDTSSGSLYYNDIVEQNLVDKVNNEMNARNYRLDVNNPELLILLHVNFEQEQEQIVSTYPLYNTYPYFFDGFSPLYIRPYHYPYYNTLGTVYATDVENIEYTTGTVVVDIIRNSDDKLIWRGWSKERINPNTPSRELEELVSKIFNEFPVKEQKEMSESSTLPDQMFK